In the genome of Pseudomonas bubulae, one region contains:
- the recR gene encoding recombination mediator RecR — MSFSPLIRQLIDALRTLPGVGQKTAQRMALQLLERDRSGGSRLALALTQAMEGVGHCRLCRTLTEDDLCPQCADVRRDDTLLCVVEGPMDVYAVEQTGYRGRYFVLKGHLSPLDGLGPEAIGIPQLMARIAEQGTFAEVILATNPTVEGEATAHYIAQLLSNKGLIASRIAHGVPLGGELELVDGGTLAHSFSGRRPITL, encoded by the coding sequence ATGAGCTTTAGCCCTCTGATTCGCCAACTGATCGATGCCTTGCGTACCTTGCCGGGCGTGGGTCAAAAGACCGCCCAGCGCATGGCGTTGCAATTGCTTGAGCGTGATCGCAGTGGTGGCTCGCGCCTGGCCCTGGCGCTGACTCAGGCGATGGAAGGTGTGGGGCATTGCCGTTTGTGCAGAACCCTGACCGAAGACGATCTGTGCCCGCAGTGTGCCGATGTGCGCCGGGATGACACCTTGCTGTGCGTGGTCGAGGGGCCGATGGACGTGTATGCCGTGGAGCAGACCGGTTATCGCGGCCGTTACTTTGTGCTCAAGGGGCATTTGTCGCCGCTCGATGGTTTAGGCCCTGAGGCGATAGGCATTCCGCAATTGATGGCGCGTATTGCAGAGCAGGGTACGTTTGCGGAGGTGATCCTGGCCACCAATCCAACGGTTGAGGGCGAGGCCACTGCGCATTACATCGCCCAGTTGCTGAGCAACAAAGGCCTGATCGCTTCGCGTATCGCCCACGGTGTGCCGCTGGGTGGCGAGCTGGAACTGGTGGATGGCGGTACTTTGGCGCACTCGTTCTCGGGGCGTCGGCCGATTACGCTCTGA
- a CDS encoding adenine phosphoribosyltransferase has product MVSDDFCLKTLIRPVIDFPKPGVIFRDITPLYQSPRAMRVIADSFIERYVEADFSHIGAMDARGFLIGSVLAHQLNKPLILFRKQGKLPADVLAEGYQTEYGEAFLEVHADSLCEGDSLLIVDDLIATGGTLIAAANLVRRMGAQVFEAAAIIDLPELGGSQRLQDLGVPTFCLTEFSLTE; this is encoded by the coding sequence ATGGTCTCCGACGATTTTTGCCTCAAAACCCTGATTCGCCCGGTTATTGATTTCCCCAAGCCGGGCGTCATCTTTCGCGACATCACCCCCCTCTACCAGTCGCCCCGCGCCATGCGCGTGATCGCCGACAGCTTTATCGAGCGCTACGTCGAGGCTGACTTCAGCCATATCGGCGCCATGGATGCCCGCGGCTTCCTGATCGGCTCGGTACTGGCCCACCAGCTCAATAAACCGCTGATCCTGTTTCGCAAACAGGGCAAATTGCCCGCAGACGTTTTGGCCGAAGGCTATCAGACGGAATATGGCGAAGCGTTTCTGGAGGTTCACGCCGACAGCCTGTGCGAGGGCGACTCGCTGCTGATCGTCGATGACCTGATTGCTACGGGCGGCACGCTGATTGCGGCAGCTAACCTGGTGCGACGCATGGGTGCGCAGGTGTTTGAAGCAGCGGCCATTATCGACCTGCCCGAACTGGGCGGTTCGCAGCGCTTGCAGGATTTGGGTGTGCCTACTTTCTGCCTGACGGAATTTTCGTTAACCGAGTAA
- the fnr gene encoding fumarate/nitrate reduction transcriptional regulator Fnr, whose amino-acid sequence MSEPVKVRAHTQAQCKDCSLAPLCLPLSLNLEDMDALEEIVKRGRPLKKGEFLFRQGDTFGSVYAVRSGALKTFSLSDNGEEQITGFHLPSELVGLSGMDTETYPVSAQALETTPVCEIPFERLDELSVQLPQLRRQLMRVMSREIRDDQQMMLLLSKKTADERIATFLVNLSARFRARGFSANQFRLSMSRNEIGNYLGLAVETVSRVFTRLQENQLITAEGKEVHILDPIKLCALAGGSLEV is encoded by the coding sequence ATGTCCGAGCCAGTAAAAGTGCGCGCTCACACTCAGGCACAGTGCAAGGATTGCAGCCTGGCCCCACTCTGTTTGCCACTTTCGTTGAACCTGGAAGACATGGATGCGCTGGAAGAAATCGTCAAGCGCGGCCGCCCACTGAAAAAAGGCGAGTTCCTGTTCCGCCAGGGCGACACGTTTGGCTCGGTTTACGCGGTACGTTCCGGCGCACTGAAAACCTTTAGCCTGAGCGACAACGGTGAAGAGCAAATTACCGGCTTCCACCTGCCCAGCGAACTGGTCGGCCTGTCGGGTATGGACACTGAAACCTACCCGGTATCGGCCCAGGCGCTAGAGACTACACCGGTATGCGAAATCCCTTTCGAACGTCTCGACGAACTCTCCGTGCAACTGCCGCAACTGCGTCGCCAGCTGATGCGTGTGATGAGCCGCGAAATCCGCGACGATCAGCAAATGATGTTGCTGCTGTCGAAAAAAACCGCCGACGAACGTATCGCCACGTTCCTGGTCAACCTGTCAGCGCGTTTTCGTGCTCGCGGCTTCTCGGCCAATCAGTTCCGCCTGAGCATGTCGCGCAACGAAATCGGCAATTACCTGGGCCTGGCCGTTGAAACCGTGTCCCGCGTGTTTACCCGCCTGCAGGAAAACCAGTTGATCACTGCCGAAGGCAAGGAAGTGCATATTCTTGACCCGATCAAGCTGTGTGCCCTGGCCGGTGGTTCGCTGGAGGTTTGA
- the hemN gene encoding oxygen-independent coproporphyrinogen III oxidase, whose protein sequence is MLDAIRWDPELIRRYDLAGPRYTSYPTAMQFNSQVSPFDLLHALRESRKALRPLSLYVHVPFCANICYYCACNKVITKDRGRAQPYLQKLEQEIQMIACHLDPRQKVEQLHFGGGTPTFLSHDELRQLMAKLRQQFNLLDDDSGDYGIEIDPREADWSTMGLLRELGFNRVSIGLQDLDPDVQRAVNRLQSLEETRAVIDAARTLQFRSINIDLIYGLPKQTPEAFARTVEEVISLQPDRLSVFNYAHLPERFMPQRRINTSDLPSPAAKLQMLERTIEQLTGAGYRYIGMDHFALPDDQLAIAQEESTLQRNFQGYTTHGHCDLIGLGVSAISQIGDLYCQNDSDLAKYQHTLASGQLATSRGLVCNQDDRIRREVIQQIICNLHLPFATVEQAFNIDFRGYFAPQWPTLKTMAADGLIALDDQQLTVLPAGRLLVRSVCMVFDAYLEQQTRQRYSRVI, encoded by the coding sequence ATGCTCGACGCCATTCGTTGGGACCCAGAATTGATCCGCCGCTACGATCTTGCCGGACCGCGCTACACCTCATACCCGACAGCCATGCAGTTCAACAGCCAGGTCAGCCCGTTCGACCTGCTGCACGCCCTGCGCGAAAGCCGCAAGGCTCTGCGCCCGCTGTCGTTGTATGTGCACGTGCCGTTTTGCGCCAATATTTGCTATTACTGCGCCTGCAACAAGGTCATTACCAAAGACCGTGGCCGGGCCCAGCCCTACCTGCAGAAACTCGAGCAGGAAATCCAGATGATCGCCTGCCACCTCGACCCCAGGCAGAAGGTCGAGCAACTGCACTTTGGCGGCGGCACCCCGACTTTTCTTAGCCACGACGAATTGCGCCAACTGATGGCCAAGCTGCGTCAGCAATTCAATCTGCTGGACGACGACTCCGGCGACTACGGCATCGAAATCGACCCCCGCGAAGCCGACTGGTCGACCATGGGCCTGTTGCGTGAACTGGGCTTCAACCGTGTCAGCATCGGCCTGCAAGACCTCGACCCGGACGTGCAAAGGGCGGTCAATCGCCTGCAAAGCCTGGAAGAGACCCGGGCAGTGATCGACGCTGCACGCACGCTGCAATTTCGCTCGATCAATATCGACCTGATCTACGGCCTGCCCAAGCAGACCCCGGAAGCCTTTGCCCGCACCGTTGAAGAAGTGATCAGCCTGCAGCCCGATCGCCTGTCGGTGTTCAACTACGCGCACTTGCCTGAACGTTTCATGCCCCAACGACGCATCAACACCAGCGACCTGCCCTCGCCTGCCGCCAAGCTACAGATGCTGGAGCGCACCATCGAGCAACTGACCGGCGCCGGCTACCGCTATATCGGCATGGATCATTTCGCCCTGCCAGACGATCAACTGGCCATCGCCCAGGAAGAATCAACCCTGCAACGCAACTTCCAGGGTTATACCACCCACGGCCATTGCGACCTGATCGGGCTTGGTGTCTCCGCCATCAGCCAGATCGGCGACCTGTACTGCCAAAATGACAGCGACCTGGCCAAATACCAGCACACCCTGGCCAGCGGCCAGCTCGCCACCAGCCGTGGCCTGGTATGCAATCAGGATGACCGTATCCGTCGCGAGGTCATCCAGCAGATCATCTGCAATTTGCACCTGCCGTTCGCGACCGTGGAGCAGGCGTTCAATATCGACTTTCGCGGCTATTTTGCCCCTCAGTGGCCGACGCTCAAGACCATGGCCGCCGACGGCCTGATCGCCCTGGACGACCAGCAACTGACTGTGCTGCCTGCTGGCAGGCTGCTGGTGCGCTCGGTGTGCATGGTGTTCGACGCTTACCTTGAGCAACAAACCCGTCAGCGCTATTCGCGGGTGATCTAA
- a CDS encoding sulfite exporter TauE/SafE family protein has translation MLELAPLLVSAVILGLLGGGHCLGMCGGLMGALTLAIPKEQRSRRFRLLLAYNLGRILSYATAGLLLGLAGWAVANSPAAMFMRILAGLLLICMGLYLAGWWSGLTRIESLGRGLWRHIQPVASRLLPVTSLPRALLLGALWGWLPCGLVYSTLIWSASQGSAVDSALLMLGFGLGTWPVLLATGLAAERVTAVLRKRSVRMAGGLLVILFGIWTLPGPHQHWLMGH, from the coding sequence ATGCTTGAGCTGGCCCCGCTGCTGGTATCGGCCGTTATCCTGGGCCTGCTCGGGGGCGGACACTGCCTGGGCATGTGCGGCGGTCTGATGGGCGCGCTGACGCTGGCCATCCCCAAAGAGCAACGCAGCCGACGCTTCAGGCTGCTGCTGGCCTACAACCTTGGCCGAATTCTCAGCTATGCCACAGCAGGACTACTGCTGGGGCTGGCAGGCTGGGCTGTGGCCAACAGCCCGGCGGCCATGTTTATGCGCATCCTCGCCGGTTTGCTGCTGATTTGCATGGGCCTGTACCTCGCCGGCTGGTGGAGCGGCCTGACCCGCATTGAAAGCCTGGGCCGCGGCCTGTGGCGGCATATCCAGCCCGTGGCCAGCCGCCTGTTGCCGGTCACCAGCCTGCCGCGCGCCTTGCTGCTGGGGGCACTGTGGGGCTGGCTGCCCTGCGGGCTGGTGTACAGCACGCTGATCTGGTCCGCCAGCCAGGGCAGCGCAGTCGACAGTGCATTACTGATGCTGGGGTTCGGGCTGGGCACCTGGCCCGTACTGCTGGCCACCGGCCTTGCCGCAGAACGTGTTACCGCAGTGCTGCGCAAACGCAGCGTGCGCATGGCTGGAGGATTACTGGTGATCCTGTTCGGTATCTGGACCCTGCCCGGCCCGCATCAGCACTGGTTGATGGGGCACTAG
- the ccoS gene encoding cbb3-type cytochrome oxidase assembly protein CcoS, which produces MPALYIMIPAALLIVAICIFIFFWAVDSGQYDDLDSPAHSILFDDQDPQHTAAVEEAKNLHPESASDTDKKAPPHA; this is translated from the coding sequence ATGCCAGCGCTTTACATCATGATTCCGGCGGCCCTGCTGATTGTCGCCATCTGCATCTTTATCTTCTTCTGGGCAGTCGACAGCGGCCAGTATGATGACCTGGACAGCCCAGCCCACAGCATCCTGTTCGATGACCAGGATCCGCAGCATACCGCTGCCGTCGAAGAAGCCAAAAACCTGCACCCGGAGTCGGCCAGCGACACCGACAAAAAAGCCCCGCCCCATGCTTGA
- a CDS encoding heavy metal translocating P-type ATPase, which translates to MTTPVPCYHCALPVPPGSRFTAVVLGEVREFCCPGCQAVAEAIVAGGLESYYQHRSEASANPQALPVQLVEELALYDRPDVQKPFVRHEGEQAETTLLIEGISCAACGWLIEKHLRHLPAVSEARLNLSNHRLQVRWDDSQLPLSEVLSELRHIGYAAHPYQADRATEQLASENRLALRQLGVAGLLWFQAMMATMATWPEFNIDLSPEMHTILRWVALFLTTPIVFYSCAPFFKGAMRDLRTRHLTMDVSVSLAIGGAYIAGIWTAITGVGELYFDAVGMFALFLLAGRYLERRARERTAAATAQLVNLLPASCLRLSADGQSERILLTELKVGDRVLVHPGSIMPADGKILDGQSSIDESLLTGEYLPQPRQIGDAVTAGTLNVEGALTVEVMALGQDTRLSAIVRLLDRAQSEKPRLAEIADKAAQWFLLFSLIAAAGIGLWWWQLDASRAFWIVLAMLVATCPCALSLATPTALTAATGTLHKLGLLLTRGHVIEGLNQIDTVIFDKTGTLTEGRLALRAIRPLRELDSDHCLALAAALENRSEHPIARAFGRAAQAAEEVRSVPGLGLEGLVGEQRLRIGQPGFACELSQCPIPDMPDEPGQWLLLGDTQGVLAWFVLDDRLRDDAPALLAACKARGWHTLLLSGDSSPMVASVAAELGIDEAQGGLRPDDKLQVLQKLHAQGRKVLMLGDGVNDVPVLAAADISVAMGSATDLAKTSADAVLLSNRLDALVQAFSLARRTRRVIIENLLWAGLYNGLMLPFAALGWITPIWAAIGMSISSLTVVLNALRLTRMPAQAHTPAMPHSRPLPA; encoded by the coding sequence ATGACCACTCCCGTTCCCTGCTATCACTGCGCCCTGCCCGTCCCGCCCGGCAGCCGGTTTACCGCCGTTGTTCTGGGCGAAGTTCGCGAGTTCTGCTGCCCCGGCTGCCAGGCAGTGGCCGAGGCTATCGTCGCTGGCGGTCTCGAAAGCTATTACCAGCACCGCAGTGAAGCATCCGCCAACCCTCAAGCCCTGCCCGTGCAACTGGTTGAAGAGTTGGCGCTGTATGACCGCCCCGATGTGCAAAAACCCTTTGTCCGACATGAGGGCGAGCAAGCCGAAACCACCCTGCTGATCGAAGGCATCAGCTGCGCCGCCTGTGGCTGGCTGATCGAAAAGCACCTGCGCCATCTGCCAGCCGTCAGTGAAGCGCGACTCAACTTGTCCAACCATCGCCTGCAGGTACGCTGGGACGATAGCCAATTGCCATTGAGTGAAGTCCTCAGCGAACTGCGCCATATCGGCTATGCCGCGCACCCGTACCAGGCCGACCGTGCCACCGAACAATTGGCCAGCGAAAACCGCCTGGCCTTGCGCCAGCTCGGTGTCGCCGGGCTGCTGTGGTTTCAGGCCATGATGGCTACCATGGCCACCTGGCCAGAGTTCAATATCGACCTCAGCCCCGAGATGCACACCATCCTGCGCTGGGTAGCGTTGTTTCTGACAACACCTATCGTGTTCTACAGTTGCGCCCCCTTTTTCAAAGGCGCCATGCGCGACCTGCGCACCCGCCACCTGACCATGGATGTGTCAGTCTCCCTGGCCATCGGCGGTGCTTATATCGCCGGGATCTGGACGGCCATCACCGGCGTCGGCGAGCTGTATTTCGATGCTGTGGGCATGTTTGCCCTGTTTTTGCTGGCCGGCCGCTATCTGGAGCGCCGCGCCCGCGAGCGCACCGCCGCCGCCACTGCGCAATTGGTCAACCTGCTGCCAGCCTCATGCCTGCGCCTGAGCGCTGACGGGCAAAGCGAACGCATTCTGCTGACTGAACTCAAGGTCGGCGACCGGGTGCTGGTGCACCCCGGCTCAATCATGCCGGCTGACGGCAAGATCCTGGATGGTCAGTCCAGCATCGACGAATCCCTGCTGACTGGCGAATACCTGCCACAACCACGGCAGATTGGCGACGCCGTCACGGCCGGCACCCTCAATGTGGAAGGCGCGCTGACCGTTGAAGTCATGGCGCTGGGCCAGGACACGCGCCTGTCCGCCATCGTGCGCCTGCTTGATCGCGCTCAAAGCGAAAAACCTCGCCTTGCGGAGATTGCCGACAAGGCCGCGCAGTGGTTCCTGCTGTTCTCATTGATCGCTGCTGCGGGTATCGGCCTGTGGTGGTGGCAACTTGATGCATCACGGGCCTTCTGGATTGTCCTGGCGATGCTGGTCGCCACCTGCCCTTGCGCTTTGTCGCTGGCGACGCCGACCGCACTCACCGCCGCTACCGGCACCCTGCACAAGCTGGGCCTGCTACTGACCCGTGGCCATGTGATCGAAGGCCTGAACCAGATCGACACAGTGATTTTCGACAAGACCGGCACCCTGACTGAAGGACGCCTGGCGCTGCGGGCCATTCGCCCTTTGCGCGAGCTGGACAGCGACCACTGCCTGGCCCTTGCGGCCGCTCTGGAAAACCGCTCCGAGCACCCGATTGCCCGTGCGTTTGGCCGCGCTGCGCAAGCCGCTGAAGAAGTACGCAGCGTGCCTGGACTGGGCCTTGAAGGGCTGGTCGGCGAGCAGCGCTTGCGCATAGGCCAGCCAGGATTTGCCTGTGAGCTGAGCCAGTGCCCGATCCCGGACATGCCGGACGAACCCGGCCAATGGCTGCTGCTGGGCGACACCCAAGGCGTGCTGGCCTGGTTTGTTCTGGACGACCGCCTGCGGGACGATGCCCCGGCATTGCTGGCAGCGTGCAAGGCCCGCGGCTGGCACACGCTGCTGCTGTCGGGGGACAGTTCGCCGATGGTCGCCAGCGTGGCCGCCGAACTGGGGATCGATGAAGCTCAGGGCGGCTTGCGCCCGGATGACAAATTGCAGGTCTTGCAAAAACTGCACGCCCAAGGCCGCAAGGTGCTGATGCTGGGGGATGGTGTCAACGATGTACCTGTGCTCGCCGCTGCCGATATCAGCGTGGCCATGGGCTCGGCGACCGACCTGGCGAAAACCAGCGCCGATGCGGTGCTGCTGTCCAACCGCCTGGACGCGCTGGTGCAAGCGTTCAGCCTGGCGCGACGGACCCGACGGGTGATCATCGAAAACCTGTTGTGGGCCGGACTCTATAATGGCCTGATGCTGCCATTCGCCGCACTGGGCTGGATTACTCCGATCTGGGCCGCCATCGGCATGTCGATCAGCTCACTGACCGTGGTGCTCAACGCCTTGCGCCTGACGCGCATGCCCGCCCAGGCGCATACTCCAGCCATGCCACACTCTCGCCCGCTACCGGCTTGA
- a CDS encoding FixH family protein: MPAANASSPWYKHIWPWIIIAILACSVTLTLSMVTIAVNNPDNLVNDNYYEAGKGINRALDRELLGQTLQLKAKLRLDEMTGEVVLLLEGNSKPQVLELNLISPTQPEKDRKVSLSQSATEPGRYIGQLDDKIEGRRFVELLGVEDGKTWRLFEEELVGHDKDLLLGDEPIQGAEDHKSK, from the coding sequence ATGCCCGCAGCAAATGCTTCCAGCCCCTGGTACAAGCACATCTGGCCATGGATCATCATTGCCATCCTGGCCTGCTCGGTAACCCTGACCCTGTCGATGGTCACCATTGCCGTGAACAACCCGGACAACCTGGTCAACGATAATTACTACGAGGCGGGCAAAGGCATCAATCGGGCACTGGACCGTGAGCTGCTGGGCCAGACCCTGCAACTCAAAGCCAAGTTGCGCCTGGATGAAATGACCGGCGAAGTCGTGCTGCTGCTTGAGGGCAACAGCAAGCCGCAAGTGCTGGAACTGAACCTGATTTCACCGACCCAGCCGGAAAAAGACCGCAAGGTCAGCCTGAGCCAGAGCGCAACGGAACCGGGTCGCTATATCGGCCAACTGGATGACAAGATTGAAGGTCGCCGCTTTGTTGAGCTGCTGGGTGTTGAAGATGGCAAGACCTGGCGCCTGTTCGAAGAAGAACTGGTCGGCCACGACAAGGACCTGCTGCTGGGCGACGAGCCCATTCAAGGCGCTGAAGACCACAAGTCGAAATAA
- the ccoG gene encoding cytochrome c oxidase accessory protein CcoG has product MSNQIPVHNVTPPAKKPAESTDLYAAREKIYTRAFTGLFRNLRIGGGALLFLLYFGTVWLNWGGHQAVWWNLPERKFFIFGATFWPQDFILLSGLLIVAAFGLFFITVYAGRVWCGYTCPQSVWTWVFMWCEKVTEGDRNQRIKLDKAPMSANKFVRKFSKHTLWLLIGFVTGMTFVGYFSPIRELVIDFFTGQADGWAYFWVGFFTLATYGNAGWLREQVCIYMCPYARFQSVMFDKDTLIVSYDPRRGEVRGPRKKDADYKAMGLGDCIDCTMCVQVCPTGIDIRDGLQIECIGCAACIDACDSIMDKMNYPRGLISYTTEHNLSGQKTHKLRPRLIGYALVLLTMMGLLAAAFFTRTLVGFDVSKDRVLYRENAEGRIENVYSLKIMNKDQHDHTYVLEATGLPDLKLQGKREIKVAAGDIVSLPVELSIAPEKLPSSTNEVFFILKDADNNDVNVKAKSRFIGPQIR; this is encoded by the coding sequence ATGAGCAATCAGATTCCTGTACACAACGTCACTCCACCTGCCAAAAAACCCGCTGAAAGCACTGACCTGTACGCGGCCAGGGAGAAAATCTACACCCGCGCCTTTACCGGGCTTTTCCGCAATCTGCGCATTGGCGGCGGAGCGCTGTTGTTCCTGCTGTATTTCGGTACGGTATGGCTCAACTGGGGCGGTCACCAGGCGGTGTGGTGGAACCTGCCCGAACGCAAATTCTTTATTTTTGGCGCCACCTTCTGGCCACAGGATTTCATCCTGCTCTCGGGGCTGCTGATCGTCGCGGCCTTTGGCCTGTTCTTTATTACGGTTTACGCCGGGCGCGTGTGGTGCGGCTACACCTGCCCGCAAAGCGTTTGGACGTGGGTGTTCATGTGGTGCGAGAAGGTCACTGAAGGCGACCGCAACCAGCGCATCAAGCTCGACAAGGCACCGATGAGCGCCAACAAGTTTGTGCGCAAGTTCAGCAAGCACACACTCTGGCTATTGATCGGCTTTGTCACCGGCATGACCTTTGTCGGCTACTTCTCACCCATCCGCGAACTGGTGATCGACTTCTTCACTGGTCAGGCTGATGGCTGGGCGTATTTCTGGGTCGGCTTCTTCACCCTCGCCACCTATGGCAACGCCGGCTGGCTGCGCGAGCAGGTGTGCATCTATATGTGCCCGTATGCGCGCTTCCAGAGCGTGATGTTTGATAAAGACACCCTGATCGTTTCCTACGACCCGCGCCGTGGTGAAGTCCGTGGCCCGCGCAAAAAGGACGCCGACTACAAGGCCATGGGCCTGGGCGACTGCATCGACTGCACCATGTGCGTGCAGGTATGCCCGACCGGGATTGATATCCGCGATGGCTTGCAGATCGAGTGCATCGGCTGCGCGGCCTGTATCGATGCCTGCGACAGCATCATGGACAAGATGAACTACCCCCGCGGCTTGATCAGCTACACCACCGAGCACAACCTCTCCGGCCAGAAAACCCATAAGCTGCGTCCGCGCCTGATCGGCTATGCCCTGGTATTGCTGACCATGATGGGTCTGCTGGCCGCTGCGTTCTTTACCCGCACGCTGGTAGGCTTCGACGTGAGCAAAGACCGCGTGCTGTATCGCGAGAACGCCGAAGGGCGGATCGAAAACGTCTACAGCCTGAAGATCATGAACAAGGACCAGCACGACCACACCTACGTGCTGGAGGCCACCGGCCTGCCGGATCTCAAGCTGCAGGGCAAACGCGAAATCAAGGTCGCGGCCGGCGATATCGTCAGCCTGCCGGTCGAGCTGTCAATTGCCCCCGAGAAGCTGCCGTCGAGTACCAACGAGGTGTTCTTTATCCTCAAGGACGCCGACAACAACGACGTCAACGTTAAAGCCAAGAGCCGATTCATCGGCCCACAAATCAGATAA